A DNA window from Acuticoccus sediminis contains the following coding sequences:
- a CDS encoding DEAD/DEAH box helicase, translating to MMAAEMRISPLCASEVSAFDRLHPEIRRWIWEQKWDELREVQSRAITTILSEKDDALIAAATAAGKTEAAFLPILTEVAERKEPGIAALYVSPLKALINDQFRRLEPLCERLGIEVVRWHGDAPQSGKTRILKAPSGIALITPESIEAMLIRRPRDAHRLFAAVDFVVIDELHAFLQGPRGLHLASLLRRLDRISARRARRIGLSATIGDLQIAAAWLHPEAPQTVSVIEAAGDRAEIKIQVRAYLDPPDVDDIDGLEEDEGPRLALDDIADHVFETLRGENNLVFAGSRRRVEALADRLRRRSETAGVPNEFFPHHGSLSKDLRHELELRLKKADLPTTAVATTTLELGIDIGSVKSVAQIGAPRSLSSLRQRLGRSGRRKGVPAILRNYVRDRHIPADADPLDRIRPEVVRAVAAVRLLVAKFVEPPGTSPALATVALHQTLSIIVERGGERADRIYATLCGSGPLSAITAKDFGVLLRGMASPQVRLIEQAPDGTIMLGEMGERLTSGRDFYAIFDSDQEWRLVASGRPLGTIPLSNVVSIGSLLGFAGRRWRVESVDDAAHVLDVAPHPSGRLPKFDRLSVEGIHDRLATEMRTVWMASDAPAYLDQVAAEFLREGRAAFRELSLETKRIVPAASDTHVLLWRGAAFSSTFAVALTSAGLECEVHDFGVTIADTSPVEAAAILGQMAAAPPPNADDLSEFVGNLKTAKFDEYVPDSLLRALWARSNQPLCQQIPATAAVLIEKVKAPG from the coding sequence ATGATGGCGGCGGAGATGAGGATCTCGCCACTCTGCGCATCTGAGGTGTCGGCTTTCGACAGACTCCATCCGGAGATCCGGCGGTGGATCTGGGAGCAGAAGTGGGACGAGCTTCGCGAGGTCCAGTCGCGCGCGATCACGACGATCCTGAGCGAAAAGGATGACGCTCTCATTGCTGCCGCCACGGCCGCCGGCAAGACGGAGGCCGCATTCCTTCCGATCTTGACCGAGGTGGCGGAGCGGAAGGAGCCCGGCATTGCCGCACTCTACGTCAGCCCGCTGAAGGCCTTGATCAACGATCAGTTCCGCCGCCTCGAACCGCTGTGCGAGCGGCTGGGGATCGAGGTTGTTCGGTGGCACGGCGATGCCCCCCAGTCGGGCAAGACCCGGATCCTCAAAGCCCCGTCCGGCATCGCTCTCATTACCCCTGAATCGATCGAGGCCATGCTCATCCGGCGGCCGAGAGACGCCCATCGCCTCTTCGCAGCCGTCGATTTCGTGGTGATCGACGAGCTTCACGCCTTTCTCCAGGGGCCGCGTGGGCTCCACCTCGCGTCCCTCCTGCGCCGCCTCGACCGGATTTCCGCACGTCGGGCGAGACGCATCGGGCTGTCGGCCACGATCGGCGATCTTCAGATCGCGGCGGCCTGGCTCCATCCGGAAGCGCCCCAGACCGTCAGCGTCATCGAGGCAGCCGGCGACCGGGCGGAAATCAAGATTCAGGTGCGCGCCTACCTCGATCCGCCCGACGTCGACGATATCGACGGACTGGAGGAGGACGAGGGGCCACGCCTTGCTCTTGACGATATCGCCGATCATGTCTTCGAAACGCTGAGGGGTGAGAACAATCTTGTCTTTGCCGGCTCGCGCAGGCGCGTCGAGGCGCTCGCAGATCGGTTGAGGCGGCGCAGCGAAACAGCCGGCGTTCCCAACGAGTTCTTCCCCCACCACGGGAGCCTGTCAAAAGACCTCAGACACGAACTCGAGCTGCGTCTGAAGAAGGCCGATCTGCCGACTACAGCCGTCGCCACCACCACGCTGGAGCTCGGCATCGACATCGGCTCGGTGAAATCGGTGGCGCAGATTGGGGCGCCACGATCCTTGTCGTCTCTGCGGCAGCGACTCGGCCGCAGCGGCCGGCGAAAGGGCGTACCGGCGATCCTGCGCAACTACGTGCGAGATCGCCATATTCCGGCGGATGCAGATCCGCTCGACCGGATCCGGCCGGAGGTGGTGCGCGCCGTCGCTGCCGTTCGACTGCTCGTCGCAAAGTTCGTGGAGCCACCGGGTACGTCGCCCGCCCTTGCAACGGTCGCACTTCATCAGACGCTTTCGATCATCGTCGAGCGGGGTGGCGAGCGCGCCGACCGCATCTACGCCACGCTGTGCGGGAGCGGTCCGCTATCGGCCATCACAGCCAAGGATTTCGGCGTCCTGTTGCGTGGCATGGCGTCGCCTCAGGTCCGCTTGATCGAGCAAGCCCCTGACGGAACGATCATGCTGGGGGAAATGGGGGAGCGACTGACGAGCGGCCGGGACTTCTACGCGATCTTCGACAGCGATCAGGAATGGCGCCTCGTCGCGAGTGGACGGCCGTTGGGAACCATCCCCCTTTCGAATGTGGTCAGTATCGGCAGCCTGCTCGGCTTTGCCGGCCGCCGGTGGCGCGTCGAGAGCGTCGACGATGCAGCGCACGTTCTCGACGTCGCCCCCCATCCCTCAGGACGCCTGCCGAAATTCGATCGTCTCTCTGTTGAAGGGATCCATGACCGCCTGGCGACCGAAATGCGTACTGTGTGGATGGCGTCGGACGCACCAGCTTATCTCGACCAAGTGGCGGCCGAGTTCTTGAGAGAAGGCCGGGCCGCGTTCCGGGAACTATCCCTGGAAACGAAACGCATCGTCCCCGCCGCCTCGGACACCCATGTGCTCCTTTGGCGAGGGGCTGCCTTCTCGTCGACCTTCGCGGTGGCGCTGACATCGGCGGGCCTGGAGTGCGAGGTGCATGACTTCGGAGTGACCATTGCGGACACCTCGCCTGTGGAGGCGGCAGCAATTCTTGGGCAGATGGCGGCTGCCCCCCCCCCGAATGCCGACGACCTGTCGGAGTTCGTTGGAAATTTGAAAACCGCCAAATTCGACGAATACGTGCCGGATAGCCTGCTGCGCGCGCTCTGGGCACGCTCGAACCAGCCGTTGTGCCAGCAAATCCCGGCGACGGCGGCAGTACTGATCGAGAAGGTTAAGGCTCCCGGGTAG
- a CDS encoding ATP-binding protein: MTKSKIRTRDRDTILQALAAGVVPRTGLQHIQVGRNAEITALVRDIDRIAGGSSALRFVIGEYGAGKTFFLNLVRLIALERRCVTIHADLAPDRRLHATGGQARALYAEAVRNMATRTKADGGALASVVERFVTECVRDGEARGVLVENVIEERLARLQDHVGGYDFAAVLKAYWRGSEDGDEVLKAAALRWVRGEYTTKTEARQALGVRTIIDDGNVYDGLKLLSEFVRLAGYAGLLVVFDEMVNLYKLQSAQARNQNFEQILRVLNDVLQGNVSGIGFLFGGTPEFLMDTRRGLYSYQALQSRLSENAFAGNGLIDMSGPVLRLQSLTPEDLMILLANLRNVFAEGDPDRHLVPDEALPAFMAHCNQRIGEAYFRTPRNTIKSFVQLLAVLEQNPGTDWRSLVDEVNLAPDVEASDGSGDDGGGDEDLATLRI, from the coding sequence GTGACGAAGAGCAAGATCAGGACGCGAGACCGCGACACCATCCTCCAGGCATTGGCGGCCGGTGTGGTGCCGCGAACCGGACTCCAGCATATCCAAGTGGGCCGGAACGCGGAAATCACCGCCCTCGTTCGCGACATCGATCGGATCGCTGGTGGCAGCTCCGCGCTTCGCTTCGTGATCGGAGAGTATGGCGCCGGCAAGACCTTCTTCCTTAACCTCGTGCGTCTCATCGCGCTCGAACGGAGATGCGTGACGATCCATGCCGATCTCGCGCCGGATCGCCGCCTTCATGCGACGGGCGGTCAGGCCCGTGCGCTCTATGCCGAAGCTGTCCGGAACATGGCGACTCGCACGAAGGCTGACGGCGGGGCTCTGGCGAGTGTCGTCGAGCGTTTCGTGACGGAGTGCGTTCGGGATGGCGAGGCGCGCGGGGTCCTGGTCGAAAACGTCATCGAGGAACGCCTCGCTCGCCTTCAGGACCATGTCGGAGGCTATGATTTCGCTGCCGTCCTCAAGGCCTACTGGAGGGGCAGCGAGGACGGGGACGAGGTGCTCAAAGCAGCCGCGTTGCGCTGGGTTCGCGGCGAGTACACCACGAAGACCGAGGCACGCCAGGCGTTGGGCGTGCGCACCATCATCGACGACGGCAACGTCTATGATGGCCTGAAGCTGCTGTCCGAATTCGTCCGCCTCGCCGGTTATGCTGGCCTCCTCGTCGTGTTTGACGAGATGGTCAACCTCTACAAACTCCAGAGCGCTCAGGCGCGAAACCAGAACTTCGAGCAGATTCTGCGTGTCCTGAACGACGTCCTTCAGGGGAACGTCTCCGGCATCGGCTTCCTGTTCGGCGGGACGCCCGAATTCCTGATGGACACCCGGCGTGGGCTCTACAGCTACCAGGCGCTACAATCTCGCCTGTCGGAAAATGCGTTTGCCGGAAACGGACTGATCGATATGTCCGGGCCGGTCCTGCGCCTGCAGAGCCTGACGCCAGAGGACCTGATGATCCTCCTCGCCAATCTCCGGAACGTGTTCGCCGAGGGCGACCCCGACCGCCACCTCGTCCCCGACGAGGCGTTGCCGGCGTTCATGGCGCACTGCAACCAGCGCATCGGGGAGGCCTATTTCAGGACGCCTCGCAACACGATCAAGTCCTTCGTGCAGCTTCTCGCCGTGCTCGAGCAGAACCCCGGCACCGACTGGCGCTCCCTGGTCGACGAGGTGAACCTTGCCCCTGATGTCGAGGCAAGCGACGGATCCGGTGATGATGGCGGCGGAGATGAGGATCTCGCCACTCTGCGCATCTGA
- a CDS encoding transposase yields the protein MMGRQIEHASLFYEFNLEDRVPAGHLLRRVDAVLDLSFVRRHMAAHYSATGRPSIDPELMVRMLLIGYLFGIRSERRLCEEVDLNLAYRWFCRLDLAGKVPDHSTFTKNRHGRFRESGLMRTVFEMSVEQCLAAGTASTTHVAVDGSHMRASAAPDRCVASVTDLPSADQASRAVREYLSDLDQACPDLEGVRRSAAKRVSLTDPAAALSRKHGKARFAYGMNALIDTESGVVLGVQAAPERFADEPEAARRMIERLRVRHDAVPQVLTADKAYGSGPFLAWIEERGIEAHVPVIDRTHQTEGRMTHADFGYDKEGDRYLCPQGKPLRRVGDASGEARRSGTTAYRSRASDCKGCPIKTRCTTSSTRAISRSLHQDVRVTVQARQATEAFERSLRLRKRVERLFACVKHNDGLHRLRLRGLRGADEQFVLAERRRI from the coding sequence ATGATGGGCCGGCAGATCGAGCACGCGTCGCTCTTCTACGAGTTCAATCTGGAGGACCGTGTTCCGGCCGGTCACCTCCTGCGACGGGTCGATGCGGTTCTCGATCTGAGTTTCGTGCGTCGTCACATGGCCGCGCACTACAGCGCCACCGGGCGGCCGTCGATCGACCCGGAGCTGATGGTTCGGATGCTGCTCATCGGTTATCTGTTCGGCATTCGCTCCGAGCGGCGACTGTGCGAGGAGGTCGACCTCAACCTCGCATATCGCTGGTTCTGCAGGCTGGATCTGGCCGGCAAGGTCCCCGACCATTCGACCTTCACGAAGAACCGCCACGGGCGCTTCCGCGAGAGCGGTCTGATGCGGACCGTGTTCGAGATGTCTGTCGAACAGTGCCTGGCGGCGGGCACTGCAAGCACCACGCATGTGGCGGTCGACGGCAGCCACATGCGCGCGTCGGCGGCGCCGGATCGCTGTGTCGCGTCCGTCACCGATCTTCCCAGCGCAGATCAGGCCTCGCGCGCCGTGCGCGAATACCTATCCGATCTCGACCAGGCCTGCCCGGATCTGGAGGGCGTCCGCCGTTCGGCGGCCAAGCGCGTCTCGCTGACCGACCCGGCGGCAGCGCTGAGCCGCAAGCACGGCAAGGCGCGGTTCGCCTACGGCATGAACGCGCTCATCGACACCGAATCGGGTGTAGTGCTGGGCGTCCAGGCGGCGCCCGAGCGTTTTGCCGACGAGCCCGAAGCCGCACGCCGGATGATCGAACGACTGCGGGTCCGGCACGACGCGGTCCCGCAGGTTCTCACCGCGGACAAGGCCTACGGGTCGGGCCCGTTCCTGGCGTGGATCGAAGAGCGCGGGATCGAGGCGCACGTTCCCGTCATCGATCGCACGCATCAGACGGAGGGACGGATGACCCATGCCGACTTCGGCTACGACAAAGAGGGCGACCGCTACCTATGCCCTCAAGGCAAGCCGCTGCGGCGTGTCGGCGACGCCAGCGGAGAGGCCAGACGCAGCGGCACGACCGCCTACCGAAGCCGCGCCAGCGACTGCAAGGGATGCCCGATCAAGACGCGCTGTACGACGAGCTCGACGCGAGCGATCAGCCGATCGCTCCATCAGGACGTTCGGGTGACGGTTCAGGCCCGCCAAGCCACCGAGGCGTTCGAGCGCTCGCTGCGGTTGCGCAAACGCGTCGAGCGGCTGTTCGCCTGCGTAAAGCATAACGACGGCCTCCACCGCCTCCGGCTACGCGGTCTGCGCGGCGCCGACGAGCAGTTCGTCCTCGCCGAACGGCGCAGAATTTGA
- a CDS encoding recombinase family protein — protein MKIGYARVSTIEQNLDLQRDALQKAGCEKILVDKASGTVAARPGLEKAKELLRAGDTLVVWRLDRLGRSLQDLITWALYLEEQGVALESLAERIDTATSTGKLTFHLFGALAEFERNLIRERTQAGLAAARARGRLGGRPKALDGDKQALAVQLYREKKLTVTKICTMMGISKPTLYAYVRSAGGG, from the coding sequence ATGAAGATCGGCTACGCCCGGGTGTCCACCATCGAGCAGAACCTCGATCTGCAGCGCGACGCCCTCCAGAAGGCAGGGTGCGAAAAGATCCTCGTCGACAAGGCGAGCGGAACGGTGGCAGCGAGGCCGGGACTCGAGAAGGCGAAGGAGCTGCTGCGCGCGGGCGACACGCTGGTGGTGTGGCGGCTCGACCGGCTCGGCCGCTCGCTGCAAGACCTCATCACCTGGGCGCTCTATCTCGAAGAGCAGGGGGTCGCGCTGGAGAGCTTGGCCGAGCGGATCGATACCGCGACCTCGACGGGAAAGCTCACCTTCCACCTCTTCGGCGCGCTCGCCGAGTTCGAGCGCAACCTCATCCGCGAGCGGACCCAGGCGGGCCTCGCCGCTGCCCGCGCACGCGGCCGCCTCGGAGGCCGCCCGAAGGCCCTCGATGGCGACAAGCAGGCACTGGCGGTGCAGCTCTACCGGGAGAAGAAGCTCACGGTCACCAAGATCTGCACGATGATGGGGATCTCGAAGCCGACACTCTACGCCTATGTTCGGTCAGCCGGCGGTGGGTAA
- a CDS encoding TerB N-terminal domain-containing protein, with protein MRRRLQRQEPAEWIGFGEFVSIHGYSIPGMVYVGSILRAQYYGGTKNCLIDPGLPISAGSSDKAGNSMPYWPSYSEIEPAARRTYLEWHAQRRRDPDIGIGYVFLYFYGLERRLLVDKALVEGPVITAEVERLLGIYGTNGSFHGYAHRFLAAANIAMGRTGSVPELSPDMRGGYEMSYPVRLHLGRQLAEKRPLAAEDALLWILSLPDTRLRTPATRCFEEFRELWQVRFAERHPKGLKVNPPKTKLKFEYRAASNTFSVELPVEGGTVPDIAAVSAPIEGLRDLVNACSDELDAYSRFLGRRPDAKASAEAIALLPKEILGSDAAAAAARIRSELEEIFGGQSIVSLPIERLIELLQIPLSSSGKITAAAAGQIGQCLDKLDMGFEPDRRYGPVTLTPNGQTVLFKAPHGGPVDAERPQYNAARTMVDVSVLAAAADGDIHEAEFRSVRDEIWSFDGLAEAERIRLSAHAILLLKDAPRQQAVMKRLAGLPKEEARRVTEAALSAVLADGHVDPSEIRFLEKLHKALGLPEADVYASLHRGQVVVDEPVSVIPEERSSGEAIPPAPVPEMGIALDHARLARLRKETSEVSSLLADIFVEDEDLVPTVAQAPAVEGGKRLFAGLDVEHGELLASLIAVGRLERERFEEMTQRLRLLPDGAIETINEWGFETFDEPVLEEDGDVVVVEHLLPELKKLEAAT; from the coding sequence ATGCGGCGGCGATTACAAAGGCAGGAGCCGGCAGAGTGGATCGGCTTCGGCGAATTCGTTTCCATACACGGCTATTCTATACCGGGCATGGTCTATGTCGGAAGCATTCTGCGGGCCCAATATTATGGGGGAACCAAAAACTGTCTGATCGATCCAGGTCTTCCAATCTCAGCGGGGAGTTCGGACAAGGCGGGAAACTCCATGCCCTATTGGCCATCCTATTCGGAAATCGAGCCCGCGGCGCGCCGAACGTATCTCGAATGGCATGCGCAGCGGCGCCGCGATCCCGACATTGGGATTGGCTACGTATTCCTCTACTTCTACGGTCTGGAGCGCCGGCTGCTCGTCGACAAGGCGCTGGTGGAAGGGCCAGTGATCACGGCCGAAGTGGAACGCCTCCTCGGTATCTACGGAACGAACGGATCGTTCCATGGCTATGCGCACCGGTTCCTAGCGGCGGCCAACATCGCGATGGGTCGCACCGGAAGCGTCCCCGAACTGTCGCCGGACATGCGCGGCGGCTACGAGATGAGCTACCCTGTCCGCCTCCATCTCGGACGCCAGCTCGCGGAAAAGCGACCGCTCGCGGCGGAAGACGCGCTCCTGTGGATCCTTTCGCTGCCCGACACACGACTGCGGACGCCGGCGACGCGCTGTTTCGAGGAGTTTCGTGAACTTTGGCAGGTGCGCTTCGCGGAACGCCATCCGAAGGGCCTGAAGGTCAATCCTCCAAAGACGAAGCTGAAGTTCGAATATCGTGCGGCGAGCAACACGTTCAGTGTGGAGCTCCCGGTCGAAGGCGGCACCGTTCCAGATATTGCTGCAGTGTCTGCCCCGATCGAAGGACTACGGGACCTGGTGAACGCGTGCTCCGACGAGCTCGACGCCTACAGCAGATTTTTGGGGCGCAGGCCCGACGCAAAAGCGAGCGCTGAGGCCATCGCCCTTCTGCCCAAAGAAATTCTGGGTAGCGACGCGGCCGCCGCTGCAGCGAGGATCCGCTCTGAACTCGAAGAAATCTTCGGCGGGCAGTCGATCGTCAGCCTTCCGATCGAGCGATTGATCGAATTGCTGCAAATCCCTCTGTCGTCGTCAGGGAAGATCACAGCGGCGGCGGCCGGCCAGATCGGCCAGTGCCTCGACAAGCTCGACATGGGTTTCGAGCCAGACCGGCGGTACGGTCCGGTGACGCTGACGCCCAACGGGCAGACCGTGCTGTTTAAGGCACCACATGGCGGTCCGGTGGACGCCGAGAGGCCTCAATACAACGCTGCGAGAACCATGGTGGACGTCAGCGTGCTCGCTGCGGCAGCGGACGGCGATATCCACGAAGCGGAATTCCGGAGTGTCCGCGATGAAATTTGGAGCTTTGATGGTCTTGCCGAAGCCGAACGCATCCGGCTGTCGGCACACGCGATCCTTCTCTTGAAGGACGCGCCACGGCAGCAGGCCGTCATGAAGCGCCTCGCCGGGCTTCCGAAGGAGGAGGCGCGCCGTGTGACCGAAGCCGCGCTGTCCGCCGTCCTCGCAGACGGCCATGTCGATCCGTCTGAGATCCGTTTCCTCGAGAAGCTCCACAAAGCGCTCGGCCTACCGGAAGCGGACGTTTATGCCTCGCTGCATCGGGGGCAGGTCGTGGTGGACGAGCCTGTCAGTGTCATTCCCGAAGAGCGCTCCTCGGGGGAGGCCATCCCCCCTGCGCCTGTGCCGGAAATGGGTATCGCGCTCGACCACGCCCGCCTTGCGCGTCTCCGGAAGGAGACCTCGGAAGTCTCCTCCCTGCTGGCGGACATCTTCGTGGAGGACGAGGATCTCGTACCGACTGTGGCTCAGGCGCCGGCAGTGGAGGGGGGCAAACGGCTTTTCGCCGGCCTCGATGTGGAGCACGGAGAACTTCTCGCCAGCCTCATCGCCGTGGGGCGGCTCGAGAGGGAGCGGTTCGAAGAGATGACCCAGCGCTTGCGCCTGCTGCCCGACGGCGCGATCGAGACCATCAACGAGTGGGGCTTCGAGACGTTCGACGAGCCAGTCCTAGAGGAGGACGGTGACGTCGTTGTCGTCGAGCATCTGTTGCCGGAACTGAAGAAACTGGAGGCCGCGACGTGA
- a CDS encoding HigA family addiction module antitoxin, with product MTEFAAVRNPDRCPTHPGALLREDLMPAVGRSKVEIAQLLGISRQHLYDLIAERKPVTANTAARLGKLFGDGPGPWLRMQATYDAWHAMREVDTSQIPTLTVA from the coding sequence ATGACCGAGTTCGCCGCCGTTCGTAATCCGGATCGCTGCCCGACCCATCCCGGTGCGCTGTTGCGAGAAGACCTGATGCCTGCGGTCGGCAGGAGCAAGGTGGAGATCGCGCAGCTCCTCGGCATCTCGCGGCAGCATCTCTATGACCTTATCGCCGAGCGCAAGCCGGTCACGGCCAACACGGCGGCCCGCCTCGGCAAGCTGTTCGGAGATGGCCCCGGACCCTGGCTGCGAATGCAGGCCACCTACGACGCCTGGCATGCGATGCGCGAAGTCGACACCTCACAGATCCCAACCCTGACCGTGGCATAG